A single Silvibacterium dinghuense DNA region contains:
- the mltG gene encoding endolytic transglycosylase MltG produces the protein MKRLFFLLVLLLIAVAGWMIFAIKAPAGPASETFVEIAPGTPSMEIATELAQQGVIRNRYAFEALHLKDGGTLKAGEYRFDHPAPMTEVLDRLRRGDVYTISVTIPEGANLFDIASRVEAAHLGTKEEFLAAARNNVSLIADIDPGATSLEGYLFPDTYRFTRKTTSQKMLAAMVHQFRLTAMALGLTGDDLRVVTMASLIERETPIPAERPLVASVFENRLAKGMPLMTDPSVIYAALLDGRYRGTIYASDLAADSPYNTYKHTGLPPGPICNPGAASLKAAMHPAQTDYLYFVAASANPSGVSKFAKTLEEHERNVQAYRKSVREAGSR, from the coding sequence GTGAAGCGACTTTTTTTTCTGCTGGTTCTGCTCCTGATCGCGGTGGCGGGATGGATGATATTCGCGATAAAGGCGCCGGCCGGACCTGCGTCGGAGACCTTTGTGGAGATTGCCCCCGGAACACCATCCATGGAAATTGCAACTGAGCTGGCGCAGCAAGGCGTGATCCGGAACCGGTATGCCTTCGAAGCGCTGCATCTGAAGGATGGGGGGACGCTGAAGGCGGGCGAATACCGCTTCGACCACCCGGCGCCGATGACGGAGGTCCTCGACAGGCTGCGGCGGGGTGACGTCTATACGATCAGCGTGACGATTCCCGAGGGGGCAAACCTGTTCGATATCGCCAGCCGCGTCGAGGCAGCCCACCTGGGAACGAAGGAAGAGTTTCTGGCGGCGGCACGGAACAATGTGAGCCTGATTGCGGATATCGATCCCGGGGCAACATCGCTCGAAGGGTATCTGTTTCCAGATACTTACCGTTTTACGCGGAAGACCACCAGCCAGAAGATGCTGGCGGCGATGGTGCACCAGTTTCGGCTGACGGCGATGGCTCTGGGGTTGACGGGAGACGATCTCCGGGTGGTGACGATGGCTTCGCTGATTGAACGGGAGACTCCAATTCCGGCAGAACGGCCACTGGTCGCAAGCGTTTTCGAAAACCGGCTGGCCAAGGGGATGCCGTTGATGACGGACCCCTCGGTGATCTATGCGGCACTGCTCGACGGGCGGTATCGGGGAACGATTTATGCTTCGGATCTGGCGGCAGATTCCCCTTACAACACATATAAGCACACAGGACTGCCACCGGGACCGATCTGCAACCCGGGAGCGGCGAGCCTGAAGGCGGCGATGCATCCGGCACAGACGGACTACCTGTATTTCGTAGCAGCAAGCGCGAATCCCTCCGGAGTGTCGAAGTTCGCCAAGACACTCGAAGAGCATGAGCGGAATGTGCAGGCATACCGTAAATCGGTGCGCGAGGCGGGCTCCCGTTGA
- a CDS encoding LolA family protein gives MMKRRIRKTWGALLLLPWLSGCLVHTRSVQQAKMPTGVKTATADDLVQAINQHCQDIQSLSATVEFTAAEGGAKKGKIKTITGFSGYILLRKPEALRVIGLLPVVHTRAFDMATNGDTFKLWLPHSNKVIEGPNTVTKESPNALENFRPNVFSDSLLIHCIGPDELVTLTSDTDTVSDPKTKQLMIKPEYDLTVVKRKENSQELTPERVIHFNRLDLQPYQVDIYDSKGAIQTQAIYGPTQTFGPIKFPGTITIKRPLEELEILTTFQKVTTNLELKDNQFELEVPTGATVQELH, from the coding sequence ATGATGAAGCGCCGGATACGAAAAACCTGGGGGGCCTTGCTGCTGCTGCCCTGGCTGAGCGGGTGCCTGGTGCACACGCGCTCGGTGCAGCAGGCAAAGATGCCAACGGGGGTCAAGACGGCGACCGCAGATGATCTGGTGCAGGCGATCAACCAGCACTGCCAGGATATTCAGTCCCTGTCGGCGACGGTGGAGTTCACGGCCGCCGAAGGTGGAGCGAAGAAGGGCAAAATCAAGACCATTACCGGGTTCAGCGGTTATATCCTGCTGCGGAAACCGGAGGCCCTGCGCGTGATCGGGCTATTGCCGGTGGTGCATACCCGCGCCTTCGACATGGCGACGAATGGCGATACCTTCAAACTTTGGCTGCCACATTCGAACAAGGTGATCGAGGGGCCAAACACGGTAACGAAAGAATCACCGAATGCACTCGAGAACTTCCGCCCGAATGTTTTCTCGGATTCGCTGCTGATCCATTGCATCGGACCGGACGAGCTGGTGACTCTGACTTCGGATACAGATACTGTTTCCGATCCGAAGACGAAGCAGCTGATGATCAAGCCGGAGTATGACCTGACGGTGGTCAAGCGCAAGGAAAACAGCCAGGAACTGACACCGGAGCGGGTGATCCATTTCAACCGGCTGGACCTGCAGCCGTACCAGGTGGATATCTACGACAGCAAGGGCGCGATCCAGACACAGGCGATTTATGGACCGACACAAACCTTCGGACCGATAAAGTTTCCGGGGACGATCACCATCAAGCGGCCGCTCGAGGAGCTGGAGATTCTGACGACCTTCCAGAAGGTCACAACGAACCTTGAACTTAAGGACAATCAGTTTGAGCTTGAGGTGCCGACGGGCGCGACGGTGCAAGAACTGCACTAA
- a CDS encoding Gfo/Idh/MocA family protein, protein MSRSLLHVAVCGAGAFGRNHIRIYRDLEQQGAAASLAVPVRLAAIVESDPSRSQALHQELNVPVFTSIEDLLEARAQGQIIVDAVSVCVPTSQHAAVAAPLLEAGIDVLIEKPIAATREEAAALVALAAKNQRIVQVGHLERFNPAVAAMQDCLNGPMFFEAHRLSVFTPRALDVDVVLDLMIHDLDIVLSLAKSPVRDLHAVGLPILSGKVDIANVRVEFESGCVANFTASRVSTERVRKLRFFQPHQYVSIDYARQDLLVIDVSAAATGAAAGAPSTPAIPGLPAGLALQKPKVEPGEPLRLEIISFLESVSTRQTPRVSAEDGQAALDLALTINEAIAEHARRAGLDRFASPAIFRN, encoded by the coding sequence GTGAGCCGCTCGCTGCTTCACGTCGCCGTCTGCGGAGCCGGCGCCTTCGGCCGCAACCATATCCGCATCTATCGCGATCTCGAGCAGCAGGGCGCAGCTGCGAGCCTTGCTGTTCCGGTTCGCCTGGCCGCGATCGTCGAGTCTGATCCTTCGCGCTCCCAGGCGCTTCATCAGGAGCTCAACGTTCCGGTCTTCACCTCGATAGAAGACCTGCTCGAGGCCCGCGCGCAGGGGCAGATCATCGTCGATGCCGTTTCCGTCTGCGTGCCCACTTCGCAGCATGCCGCCGTGGCTGCGCCGCTGCTGGAAGCCGGCATCGATGTGCTCATCGAAAAGCCTATCGCGGCTACGCGCGAAGAAGCCGCGGCCCTCGTAGCCTTGGCTGCAAAGAACCAGCGCATCGTCCAGGTCGGCCATCTCGAGCGCTTCAATCCTGCCGTCGCCGCCATGCAGGATTGCCTCAACGGCCCCATGTTCTTCGAGGCGCACCGCCTCAGCGTCTTCACGCCCCGCGCTCTGGATGTCGATGTGGTCCTCGATCTCATGATCCACGATCTCGACATCGTGCTCAGCCTGGCAAAATCGCCTGTGCGCGATCTCCATGCCGTCGGCCTGCCTATCCTTTCCGGCAAGGTCGATATTGCGAATGTTCGCGTCGAATTCGAATCCGGCTGCGTTGCCAACTTCACCGCCAGCCGCGTCAGTACCGAGCGGGTGCGTAAGCTGCGCTTCTTCCAGCCGCACCAGTATGTTTCGATCGACTACGCTCGCCAGGACCTGCTGGTCATCGATGTCAGTGCAGCCGCCACAGGCGCGGCCGCGGGAGCGCCATCCACACCGGCCATCCCCGGCTTGCCCGCAGGTCTTGCCCTGCAGAAGCCCAAGGTGGAACCTGGCGAGCCGCTGCGTCTCGAAATCATCTCGTTCCTTGAATCGGTCAGCACCCGTCAAACACCTCGCGTCTCGGCAGAAGACGGACAGGCCGCGCTCGATCTTGCGCTGACCATCAACGAGGCCATAGCCGAGCACGCCCGCCGCGCCGGCCTCGATCGCTTCGCCAGCCCGGCAATCTTCAGGAATTAG